One region of Phragmites australis chromosome 18, lpPhrAust1.1, whole genome shotgun sequence genomic DNA includes:
- the LOC133899811 gene encoding probable pectate lyase 4, which translates to MGSKELVLVFLFVLHGATANIHGANVIDRCWRGQPNWAANRQRLAVCSVGFAGKMRQNRGPGVIPYTVTDPGDDPVRPRPGTLRYGATVLAGKVWITFQRSMHIRLAQPLFVKSFTVIDARGADVHIAGGAGIVLYQVNNVIIHGLHIHECRTQPAGQVVVPGGAVQPASGMDGDAIRLVASSKVWIDHNTLSRCEDGLLDVTVGSTDVTVSNNWFLHHDKVMLLGHDDGHAADRRMRVTVAFNRFGPNVNQRMPRIRHGYAHVVNNFYDGWRDYAIGGSMGPSVKSQGNLFVASGADNKKVTRRMPVAGKDWDWHSIGDSFQNGAFFHQTGSRVRPNYKKHQAFAAASADDVRLLTKDAGALMCSAGSAC; encoded by the exons ATGGGCTCCAAAGAACTCGTCCTCGTTTTTCTTTTCGTCCTCCATGGTGCAACGGCCAACATCCATGGCGCTAATGTGATCGACCGGTGCTGGCGCGGCCAGCCTAACTGGGCCGCCAACCGACAGAGGCTCGCCGTGTGCTCGGTGGGCTTCGCTGGGAAGATGCGGCAAAACCGCGGCCCCGGGGTGATCCCGTACACGGTCACCGACCCCGGCGACGACCCGGTGCGCCCACGGCCCGGCACGCTGCGGTACGGCGCGACAGTGCTCGCCGGGAAGGTCTGGATCACATTTCAGAGGAGCATGCACATCCGGCTGGCGCAGCCGCTCTTCGTCAAGAGCTTCACGGTCATCGATGCCCGCGGCGCCGACGTGCACATTGCCGGCGGCGCGGGCATCGTGCTCTACCAGGTGAACAATGTGATCATCCACGGGCTACACATTCACGAATGCCGGACGCAGCCCGCGGGGCAGGTGGTCGTCCCCGGGGGCGCCGTGCAGCCGGCGAGCGGCATGGACGGCGACGCCATCCGGTTGGTGGCCAGCTCCAAGGTGTGGATCGACCACAACACGCTGTCACGGTGCGAGGACGGGCTCCTGGACGTGACGGTCGGCTCCACGGACGTGACCGTCTCCAACAATTGGTTCCTCCACCACGACAAGGTCATGCTGCTCGGGCACGACGACGGGCACGCCGCCGACCGCCGGATGCGCGTCACCGTCGCGTTCAACCGCTTCGGCCCCAACGTAAACCAGCGTATGCCAAG GATAAGACACGGTTACGCTCACGTCGTGAATAACTTCTACGATGGATGGAGAGACTACGCCATCGGAGGAAGCATGGGGCCCAGTGTCAAGAGTCAGGGCAACCTGTTTGTAGCCTCCGGGGCAGACAACAAGAAG gtGACAAGAAGGATGCCGGTCGCGGGGAAGGATTGGGACTGGCACTCCATAGGGGATTCGTTCCAGAACGGCGCCTTCTTCCATCAGACGGGCAGCAGGGTGCGACCGAACTACAAAAAGCACCAGGCGTTTGCGGCGGCCAGCGCCGACGACGTGAGGTTGCTGACCAAGGACGCTGGCGCTCTCATGTGCTCTGCCGGGTCCGCGTGCTGA